In Leucoraja erinacea ecotype New England chromosome 9, Leri_hhj_1, whole genome shotgun sequence, the genomic window ccatcgtGCATTGGAAAACTTAGTTGacggagttgatgccaaagggcattctcagaaATTTGTATCGGCCAAAGGGGGTGCCGAACGTAGTGAGATTGGACGAGTCTGggtccagtggaatctgccaaaacaAGCTCTTGGCATCCAGAATGGAGAATACTGATGCGTTGCCtatctgagcagcaacttcctctaatGTTCGCATAGGGTAGTGCGGGCGTTCGATGGCAGTGTTAAGATCTCTGGGGTTCATGCAGATACGGATCTCCTCCTTATTTTTCTTTGTCGtgaccaccatggtggaaacccagtcagaatGGGTCAGTAACTTCGGCAATAACACCCATGGAGACCATCCATCCGCTTGAGTTCATTGTGAACTCTGTCATGCATGGCATGCAGAACACGATGTGGTGCTCGGACCACAGGAGTGATGTTGGGATCGACAACAATGTGGTATTTGATATGCAACTTGCCAAGCTTGTCATTGAACAGATCTTTGTATTGAGAGAGTACTTGCTGAGTGGGTCCATCAAtgagaaagagttgatggacgGCGTGGCCAAAGTGTACCAGGCCTAAatcgtggcatgcattgataccgaGCAAAGTCTCTGAATCCCCCTTAACAATATAAAACTTTAAGGTACGGGTCTGTTTGTCCAAGAGGGTGTAGAACATCTCCCCCGTAAGCCCGAAGCGTGGCCGAGGCTTTTTCAATACGTTCAGCATTATGATCTTTTTTTAACTCTGATAACGAGATGACATTGCATTTCGCGCCAGTATCAATCTTTACAATCAAAGGCCTATTATTCACAAACATAgttacctcagggtcaagttgATTGTTAGacgaagggaggagagagtggatggcaGAACTGGTATCTGTACTTTCCGAGAGTGGAGCGGGGGATGCCAAGTCAGGCCCTTGGAAGTCATTAACAGCAAGCTCATGTTGTAGCAGGTGTAGGCTCGTCCTTGAAGCTGCTTAAGTCACATGAGAACGGCAGCATCGAGCAAAGTGGTTTAACTTCTTGCAGAAATTACAGGCTTTACCATAAGCAACGCAGAACTGTCGACCCGTAGCATGTAAATAGTCGCAATTTTGACATCGAACAGGCCTTGTACGGGTGTTACGAGAGGAAGAGTCTGTAGGATTAACACTATGCTGCAAACGGTGACCggagggcacagactcagtgtgGTAAGATGTCATCTCAGCAATCCAACAGGCATGCTCTGCTTGATTAAGGGTTAGGTCAGTATCACGAAGAAGTTCACCCCGCAACTTGCTATCAAGCATTCCTCCGACAAGTTTGTCATGGATGAGTTCATCGCACAGATCTCGAAATTGGCAGCATGCAGCCATGTGTTTTAAGTCACTAATAAAACGTTCAATCGGTTCATCAATCTGTTGCATACGAGCATAAAACTTGGTCCGTTCAATAATGTAGTTTGAGGGCAGTTCACACAACCGTCTGAACTTTGCAAGTAAGACAGCAGGGTCGTCTATCGTCTCAGCAGGCACCAGGACCTGACCATTAGCATCCAGAACAGCAGGCTCAAATGTGAAATTGTTGGCAGGATTCATTGCCTCGGGTCCCGCGAAGTTGAACAATACAGAAGTACGCACATCGAGGGGGTTGTTGCGATGAACGATGCAAGCATAATGCGCTCGAAAAGATGCCAGCGTtcagcaatgtcagagtcaaagatcagaggacttGGACGGTGACACTATTTGCCATGATGCATATAGTAGGCAcataaactaatttaaaaaacaaaacccaATAAACATGAACGCGGTGGGCAAGATTcactctctgacaccatgtaatgagctgAGTCGAACACagatcaagatacaacacatgtttatttacTCTACTTACAGCATagatctgcaggacattacatttCCTAGCAGATACTCGTACTAACtagcgtaggcaagctcttgataatataaagcgCATGACAggcggagtcactactaacaagcactataatttGCTAGtaggaaatagccaatctacaaaaCCTATCCTTCCTAGGATCTGAAACCCAGAAGTGAACACAGTGCTCCAGATGTGGACTCACCATTGTTCTGTGTGGTGTAACAAAGATTGGCCCTTTTGTATTCTAGATCAGAAACTCAAGACCTCCACTTTGATTATTTTTGTCATTTTCCTATCTCAGACATTTTCATAATCTATTTAGCTTATTTGTACCCGCACTATTTACATTGAAGTTTCCAGTTTGTCTTCATTTGAATtaaagacaaaaaataattaaagtttTGCCTGAcagtggaaacactcagcaggtcagacaacatccatGGAATGAGATATAGAGATAATATTCCAGGTCAAAGACTCTTCATTAGAACTGTGAAATAGAGAAAACAAGTTAGCTTTAAGTAGCAGAGGCAGGTGGGTGATGGAAAAATGAAAGGAATATTTCTTATAAGATGCAATGGAGATAAGATGTAGATGAAGTTGCCAGATTAATAGGTTAATGAGGGCAGTTTGAGAGAGAGAACACAGAGAACTGGCAAATTCTGTTGAAAGTCACCAATCTTTAATATTGCCTGTTTTTCTCTCTTCACTAGTATATGACCTATCTTGAGGACTTCagttaattcaattttttttctatAGTTGCTGTAGGATCTATTCAGTGTTACCAGCATTTCTAGAATTTTAtttcatactagaccaagtgggacccgttgggtccctgtcacacgggaggcctgtgtgacatattccaccactcacccgttaccCCAACACAAGCCGTCCccccaatgcaacattccaccactcacccatagtccccacaggaggcatggtcccccaacgcaacccgttccccaacgcaaatattccaccactcacccacagtcCCCAACTTagtcaccctccctcattttaatattttgtttaattCTTTGCTATTATCAGGAGGCATTCCCTCAAAGAGGCCTGTGGATAACTGGAGACTCTCTCCCCAAATGAAGGTGAGCTTGAAGCTAAAACAAATGTAAATTTCAAATTGGGTATTGATCAAGGATCCAAGGCAGATAGACGGGTTGGATGGCGGTTGTGGCCTAATCAAATGACAGAAGAGACACTGGAGTTGCATGGCCTATATTTAATATCCTGTATTTAATATCTTCAGTGTAGGACATCTAATGTCAGAGGTCTGGTTTGAAGAATTTACTTCTGTTCGTCGTTAATTTTTCATTCCTCAGCTGGCATCCTCTGGCATCCTCCAACCAGGTCAATTGGCGAATGATCCAGACCCCTTCTGTTCAACCACCTTAAACATTGTTGCTTTAAATCATTCAGCAGAGAACTGCTGCAAATCTACAGGGCGAGTAGTCGGCTAAAGGCCCAGCGTCAGAGGTACATTgtctctgagtgtgtgtgtgtgtgtggctgttcaCCACTGCCCTGTATTGTGTGGACTGGCGTTGAATGGATCTTGTCACGGGTGCATTCTTCTTGAGTGCGGAACGGCCAACTTTCTGCCCTTCCATTCGATGACGAAGCAGTTGCTTGTTCTGTTTGCAAGTGTACAGAGCTCAACCTGATCCAATTCTGTTTGGTGTGTTCCTCTTGCTCCACTCTGGAGCCCAACAGTGGGGCCTGGGGGTTATGCTGAATGGGAGAGGGGCTAAGCAGAAACCTGGGCTCCACACTGCAGGAACACAGTGGAACCCATTGACTGGTACAGAGGAGGGCCCACCTCTGGAGTCATGGTGGGAGGCAGTGGCTTCAGTAGCCTCGACCAAGTTGTCCTCGTCAGACGCTCTGCTTCAGATAGAATGGCCTCTTCTGTTTGCTGTCGGTGACGGTGGACACCTCCAGCGAGGTGCAGGTGTTCAAGCGGAAGTTTTGGCTGGACATGGTGCTGCTGCCCTGCTTCCTGTTGCGGGTCAACAGGTTGCTCAGGTGGAGGCGGAACTTGTTGTGGAGGGAGGCGTAGATGAAGGGGTTGTAACAGGTGGAGCTCATGGCAACCAGGTGGCACGACACCTGGATCACCTCCAGGTAGGTCTTGTCGAAGATGCTCTTGTCAATGTCCCAGATCAGGTTGACCGTCTGCAGGGGCATCCAGCAGAGTGCAAAGCagaggacggagatgaggagcaTGCAAAAggccctcctcttcttccttgaCCACTTGTCATGGCTGTGCAAGTCCGCTCCCGGAACCTTCCTCCTCTTCAGGTGGTACGTGATGGCGCAGTAGGAGATGGAAACAGCACCAACTGGGAGCATGTAGAACAGCAGGAACACCATGCAGGAGTACAGTAGACCTTGATGCTCCCGTCTGTCCCAAAGCTCCTCGCAGATGATCATGTTGATCCCCAGATGGTTGATCTTTATATATTGGGTGTGCAGGGGAGTTGGCATCGAAATTCCAATGGAGACCAACCAGATCAATGCAATGACGTAGGCACAGGAGCGCGGTCTAATCCTGCGGTGGACTGGATACACCACCACCACATACCTATCCACGGCAATGGCCGTGAGggataagacagacacaaagacgGTGGTGGACTGCATCAGCTTGATGAAGTAGCACATGAAGATCCCAAAGAGCCAGCCCTGGCTGGCGAAGGCGTAGGATGCCGTCATGGGCACGCAGAAGATGCACATCACCAGGTCGGAGGCGGCCAGGTTGCCGATGAGGAAGTTGGTGGTGGTGTGGAGCTTCTTGGTGGAGATGATGTGAGCCAGGAGGAGGAGGTTCCCACCGCATGCCACCAGCACCAGCGCCGCATAGAGCAGAATGAAGAAAGGCTTCAGCTTCAAGAGCAGGCAAGTGCCCGGGAACGAGGGGGACACTGTCACATTGCACATCGAACCGTTGAGGGCCACCTGCCAGACGCCAGATTCATTCGCAGTCATCACCGGCTCACCTGTGTGGAAAACACAGAACAAATCATATACCATCAAGCGCTCACTAATCccacacatttacccacatttctTGCTTCCTTATTTCCACCCTTCTGCTGCTTTTCAAGATGAGAAACGATCTCTCTATCAGCATTTTTCCAAGTGATGTATTTTACTCATTTTGTGGAGGTAGGCATGCTGGGCAATATGGGCAATAATTGCCCACCTCTGGGCACCTTAAgcaggtggtggtgagctaccacCTTTGAACCAGAGCCGGGCGAATGGTGAAGGAGCTCCCATGGAGTGGTTGGGTCAGCAGTGACACTGAATCAATGAAAATAATCGAGGCAGAAaaatggtagagatgctgcctcgtgcGCCAGAGatgtaggttcgatcctgacctcgggtgctgtctctgtggactttgcacaatctccctgtaaTCGTCTGCGTATTCCAAaggtgtgtaggtttgtaggtcaattgacttggtAATTTGCTCCTAATgcagagggagtggatgagaaagtgggataacattgatctAGTGTGAACTAGTCAATGATGGCTGAAggactgtatctcgaaactaaatttgCCGGGACCAACTCATCCATGAATACGTTGACACCTGCTGACCTTGGCTTTGTAGGAGGTAGACGTCTGTGAAGTTTCTTATTTTTCTGGCTCACAATGTTCGAAACAAACAAACACGCCCCGTGTTCTTTGAGGTAATTTGAAGGACCTGAGTGGGAAGCTCTTCATTCAATTAATATTAATCCGTACACCACATTGAAGCGTGCACAGAGAGAATGTTGAGCAAACAACACTGATTAAACAATGGTTTATTATCACTTTATTACCAACTTGAAAGAGCAGCAGTAAACATTGTGCAAATTAGTCGACCTTTTGGCATCAACTTCAAGCAAGTGCTTCTGACACTGATTTATTTCAA contains:
- the LOC129700417 gene encoding prolactin-releasing peptide receptor-like; protein product: MCGISERLMVYDLFCVFHTGEPVMTANESGVWQVALNGSMCNVTVSPSFPGTCLLLKLKPFFILLYAALVLVACGGNLLLLAHIISTKKLHTTTNFLIGNLAASDLVMCIFCVPMTASYAFASQGWLFGIFMCYFIKLMQSTTVFVSVLSLTAIAVDRYVVVVYPVHRRIRPRSCAYVIALIWLVSIGISMPTPLHTQYIKINHLGINMIICEELWDRREHQGLLYSCMVFLLFYMLPVGAVSISYCAITYHLKRRKVPGADLHSHDKWSRKKRRAFCMLLISVLCFALCWMPLQTVNLIWDIDKSIFDKTYLEVIQVSCHLVAMSSTCYNPFIYASLHNKFRLHLSNLLTRNRKQGSSTMSSQNFRLNTCTSLEVSTVTDSKQKRPFYLKQSV